CTGCAGTGTCCTGCCCGAGGGGTCAGGCGGAGAGCGGACCGCGCCCTTTGGCCAACTTCTCCCGCGGCCACCGCGCCGCCTCGCGAGACCCGGGGCCGGGCTGTGGCCGCCGCGGAGCAGCAGGAAGGGAGCGGCCGCCGCGGAGGACGCCCGGTGGGACTGTGCGGACGGCGGCCCAGTCCGGGCGCGGAGGGTGGCGGTGGCGGGCCCCGCGGCCTTCTTTCAGGTACCCCCTGCCCCGGCGGGTCTCCCTGAGCGGCTCGGCCCCTTCTCTGGTCCGCTTGGCAGGGCCGTCGCGTAGGGGCCTTATTGCGTTTCAGCTTGGGGgtcgcggcgggggcggggcagtgACTCCCTCCCTTAtcattgctttctctctcttcctcccggCCTCTCTCCGCAGTCCGGAGC
Above is a genomic segment from Mustela nigripes isolate SB6536 chromosome 4, MUSNIG.SB6536, whole genome shotgun sequence containing:
- the LOC132016281 gene encoding basic salivary proline-rich protein 4-like, which codes for MSPGGNCRRDQHRDGSNASGDTKAIAGTKDDGQWRRRGPGTRPWVQLSPPGPGSAGLRTAERGREEERESNDKGGSHCPAPAATPKLKRNKAPTRRPCQADQRRGRAAQGDPPGQGVPERRPRGPPPPPSAPGLGRRPHSPTGRPPRRPLPSCCSAAATARPRVSRGGAVAAGEVGQRARSALRLTPRAGHCSAAQGRARPRRRQVAGGRGLEAQGPGASALVLLLLRGRSRGPFKPEGAGRKCVTRSPPRRPALPL